From the Acidimicrobiales bacterium genome, the window ACATCATCGGGGCCATCGCGGTGTGGACGACGGTGGTGCGACTCAACCTCGTGCTCTCGGCGGTGCTCTCGCCCACGACCGGCGGGCGCCGCCTCCAGGAGCACCCTCCCGACCACCGTGACCACCGTGACCACCGCGACGACCGGGACGACGAGACGCGGCGCGACCAGACGCTGGCCGCCACGTGATCGTCGACTCCACCAGCCCCGTCGAGGTCCGGGAGCCCGACCTCGGCGAGGAGGCCGAGACCGACACCCCCTGGATCGTCCTGGTCTGGAACGACCCGATCAACCTGATGTCGTACGTGACCTTCGTGTTCCAGAAGCTCTTCGGCTACAGCCTCGAGAAGGCGACGAGCCTCATGATGGACGTCCACCACAAGGGTCGTGCCGTCGTGTCGAACGGCACCCGCGAGAAGTGCGAGATGGACGTCTTCCGCCTCCACGAGCACGGCCTCTGGGCCACGATGCAGCAGGACACGTGATGGGGTTCTTCACCCGCCGGGTGC encodes:
- the clpS gene encoding ATP-dependent Clp protease adapter ClpS; amino-acid sequence: MIVDSTSPVEVREPDLGEEAETDTPWIVLVWNDPINLMSYVTFVFQKLFGYSLEKATSLMMDVHHKGRAVVSNGTREKCEMDVFRLHEHGLWATMQQDT